A genomic region of Alnus glutinosa chromosome 11, dhAlnGlut1.1, whole genome shotgun sequence contains the following coding sequences:
- the LOC133882918 gene encoding uncharacterized protein LOC133882918, which produces MAEQVQETSPQVVNKNTRLGETDVQDCSLWHRLISRQELEIDDQKDVICCLCSRPLSGSPFYKCLKCNFRQHKSCIDRPPGIDLEIEDKYCWKRHHLMLIAIDITINVVCSGCKEPIFGFAYKCSVPECAFFLHKLCGDGLKAIRHFMWHPDHFLLLQQPSAGDKYCSVCRKNCNGSFFYRCGLCSFNLDVVCALRWRTNADYCLKHKLLPLRKGIQLTCESCGREAEDDGCICSECRVLIHGKCDRFPPTINTNTHDHSLVRTYSLICQVKKQYNVFCKLCYKKVRTKYAAYFCRECGYVAHLKCAKDQQSYNGQASNSVEYLPHLVHLVEGIGLAEDQKVGPREIKHFSHPQHHLILTDEKLMDDTRCEGCMHMIIDAPFYGCVQCNFFLHNRCAKLPLTIKRGLFHKHSLTLLSQAPSKDESFWCDTCERDRHGFTYMCDKCEYNLDVQCCLIPETLTHEGHQHPLFLAVRRYKTCNACGEKSTGSNIFVCQKCNFKLCIRCATLPLAGKYQCHTHLLHLSYASEDDSKEYYCMICEEEREHPDYWFYHCVKCKFTAHTRCIIGENPCIKFGKTYVDEAHQHPLKFVQKSQHSPPCDACGKFFDGVALECTQCKFNIHPRFCWGGYCLEKYFSDL; this is translated from the coding sequence ATGGCTGAGCAAGTCCAAGAAACATCGCCGCAAGTGGTGAACAAGAACACGAGATTGGGAGAGACTGACGTCCAAGATTGCAGTCTATGGCATCGCTTGATCTCCCGTCAAGAGTTGGAAATCGATGACCAGAAAGATGTTATTTGCTGCCTGTGCAGCCGACCATTATCGGGAAGTCCCTTCTACAAATGCTTGAAATGCAATTTCCGCCAACATAAATCATGCATTGACCGACCACCCGGCATAGATCTTGAAATCGAAGATAAATATTGCTGGAAACGACATCACTTGATGCTCATAGCCATAGACATCACTATTAACGTTGTTTGCTCGGGATGCAAGGAACCAATATTCGGTTTCGCCTATAAATGCTCCGTACCCGAATGCGCCTTCTTTCTCCACAAATTGTGCGGTGATGGATTGAAAGCGATTCGGCACTTTATGTGGCACCCAGATCACTTCCTTCTTCTACAGCAGCCATCAGCGGGTGATAAATATTGTTCTGTTTGCCGCAAAAATTGCAACGGGTCCTTCTTTTACCGTTGCGGCCTCTGTTCTTTCAACCTGGACGTCGTATGTGCTTTGCGCTGGAGAACCAACGCCGACTATTGCCTCAAACACAAACTTCTCCCCTTGCGGAAGGGGATACAGTTGACTTGCGAATCTTGTGGCAGGGAAGCCGAGGATGACGGCTGCATATGTAGCGAATGTCGAGTCTTGATTCATGGTAAGTGTGATCGATTTCCCCCCACCATCAACACTAATACACATGATCACTCTCTCGTTCGCACCTATTCTCTAATTTGTCAAGTCAAAAAACAGTACAACGTGTTCTGTAAACTCTGTTATAAAAAGGTGAGAACAAAGTATGCAGCTTATTTTTGTCGGGAATGTGGTTATGTTGCCCACTTGAAATGTGCAAAAGATCAGCAAAGCTATAATGGCCAGGCCAGTAATTCTGTTGAATACCTACCTCATTTGGTTCATTTGGTCGAGGGAATCGGTCTAGCGGAAGACCAAAAGGTTGGTCCTAGGGAGATCAAGCATTTCAGTCATCCACAACATCACTTAATCCTCACAGATGAAAAGCTCATGGACGACACGCGTTGTGAGGGGTGTATGCATATGATCATTGACGCCCCGTTTTACGGATGTGTCcaatgcaatttttttcttcataatagATGTGCTAAACTACCCTTAACGATTAAACGAGGGCTATTTCATAAACATTCACTCACCCTCCTCTCTCAGGCACCATCTAAGGATGAATCGTTTTGGTGTGATACTTGTGAGCGTGATCGCCATGGCTTCACCTATATGTGTGACAAATGTGAATACAACTTAGACGTTCAATGTTGTTTAATTCCGGAAACCCTTACACATGAAGGTCACCAACACCCTCTCTTTCTTGCTGTAAGACGTTATAAAACTTGCAATGCTTGCGGTGAAAAGAGTACTGGTAGTAATATCTTTGTGTGCCAAAAATGCAACTTCAAGTTATGTATTAGATGCGCAACTCTTCCACTTGCAGGTAAGTATCAGTGTCATACACATCTCCTACACCTCTCCTATGCAAGTGAAGATGATTCGAAAGAATATTATTGTATGATctgtgaagaagaaagagagcatCCAGATTATTGGTTTTATCATTGTGTAAAATGTAAGTTTACTGCTCATACTCGATGTATTATTGGGGAGAATCCATGCATCAAGTTTGGAAAAACTTACGTAGATGAAGCTCACCAACATCCTCTCAAATTTGTTCAAAAGTCTCAGCATTCCCCTCCATGCGATGCCTGTGGCAAGTTCTTTGACGGTGTGGCTCTGGAGTGCACTCAATGCAAATTCAATATCCATCCGAGATTTTGTTGGGGGGGatattgtttagaaaaatatttttcagatctGTGA